The Gammaproteobacteria bacterium nucleotide sequence TCTCGATTGTCATAACACGACCCAGCGTAATAAATTCGTCGATAATTTCGGTGATCCGATCAGCTTTGATCAGCCGCAGCTTTTATGCGGCAAGTGTCACGGTGACAAACTGCGGGACTGGCGGGATGGCATTCATGGCAAACGGATCGGTGAATGGGCCAGTACTGACAAAAAACGCTGGTTTACCTGCACTGAATGCCACAACCCGCACAACGTTCAGGATGGTGCCAGAAACCGGGGATTCATCCAGATTGAACCGGAATCGCCCCCTCAACTTCCTCATGGGATGCAAGATGCCAAGTACGAATTGTTAGAGGGTGTTGCTCACTGATGTCGCATGACCCGGACGACACATCATTAAAACCTACGTCTGATCAACGCAGGGGTGATCCTACTTGGATTGCCCCCGCGCTGACGGCATCGGAAAAAACGCGAGTTATTGGAAAAACGAGCGTATTTTTTGGACCACCGCTTGCCATTCTTGCAGAGGGACAAAAGAACACCCTAGAGATCAGCGGCAAGCTCAACCGCACTGCCGAGCGCTACCTGGAAATTCTAAAGCACCATGGCCTGGAACTTACCGAATCCGAACGGCGGTGCCTTATCCATATTTGCCACATTGGGTTCATGGCGCCGATGGAAATCCTGGAATTGCCTGATGAAGTAAGGCTGACTGCGTTTGAATGTGCAGATTTGAACAAGGATTTACTGGCCGAGAAACTTGAATCAGCCAGCTTTGCAGATCTGGTTGCCATCGTTGAGTCACTGGGATTCTGAGAAATAGAAAATCCAAGTGCGACAA carries:
- a CDS encoding conserved hypothetical protein (Evidence 4 : Unknown function but conserved in other organisms) — translated: MSHDPDDTSLKPTSDQRRGDPTWIAPALTASEKTRVIGKTSVFFGPPLAILAEGQKNTLEISGKLNRTAERYLEILKHHGLELTESERRCLIHICHIGFMAPMEILELPDEVRLTAFECADLNKDLLAEKLESASFADLVAIVESLGF